The window CATACCTTACACAGAAGGGGATTACGCCTGTATTTAATGTCGATCTTGTAGCCCCGCCTGAAGTTGAAAGAAATGTGCTTGCAACGGTAATTCCCAGGCGTTTAATAAAGCAGACAAGAAGAGAGGCTCCTCTGGTGAAATCTCCGAAGTCCGTTCTTTTAACTAAGCCTGAGACAATGTTTGGAGATGGGGATTCAAATAAGGTTTCAGAAAATATTGCCGAATCAGCTGCCGTTGATAGGTCAGAAGCCGGCCCTGAAAGCAAAACAACTGTTGTTGACACTTCTTCAGAAATATCCAAAGACGGGTTTTATCTTGCGGGTGAATCCTCACTCTACAACAGAGAAAAGATAGTGAAGCGCGGAGAAGGTGTATCATCAGAGAGAAAGGTTATCTCTTTTGATACGTCAGACCTGAAATACAGGGGTTATATGAGATCTTTGAAAGAGAAGATAGAGGGGATATGGCAGTATCCTGAGGAAGCTAAAAAGCGTGGGAGATCAGGTGATCTTAATATGAGATTTGTGATAAACAGAAACGGAACGCTTGGTGAAATAGAGATCATAAGGCCGTCAGGTTTCCCGGAGCTTGATAATGCTGCAAAGAAGGCTGTGAAAGACGCATCCCCTTTTTGGCCTTTGCCCCGGGACTGGGAAGGAGATGACTATGCAATTGACGGCCATTTCATTTATGACATGCGCGGTCCTTATGTATGGTAGATGGAGGATTCGCATCTTATCTTTTCCTTAATTCAAAATAAAAACCTGCTATAATATTCACTAATTATGGAAATACTGAAGCTCGTAAAATGGCAGGACATCCTTGACGTTATTATTGTAGCGGCCATAATCTATCGGCTCCTTCTGATAATCAAGGGGACCAGGGCCGCGCATATGCTTATAGGATTGTCGGTCATCTTTGCCGTATTCCTCTTTTCCGGCCGGCTCAAGCTCTATACAATAGACTGGATAATCCAGACGCTCTGGGCGCAAATCGTCCTTGCGGTTATCATACTGTTCCAGCCGGAGATCAGGAAGGCGCTGGCGCATATGGGCAAGGCGAAGTTCCTGCCTTCTTTCTCAAGCGCGGAAGGGCTCAGGTCGCGTGAAGAGATAGTGAAGGCGGCGGTCTCGCTTGCCAACAGGGAGATGGGCGCGCTTATGGTAATTGAGAGAGAGAACAGCCTTGATGAGATAATGGAGATAGGCACGCAGCTTGACGCTAAGGTCTCACAGGAAATCCTACTAAGCATATTTCATACATCCTCTCCTATTCACGACGGCGCAGTTGTCATACGAGGCAACCGCATTATCTCTGCCGGGTGTTTTCTGCCTCTGACATTAAGTTCGAAACTGTCAAAGTCTTTCGGCACAAGGCACAGGGCCGGGATAGGGCTTACTGAAGAGACCGATGCTGTTGTGGTGATAGTTTCTGAGGAGACAGGGACTATCTCTGTTGCCATAGGAGGCAGGATAATGAAGAATATGGATTCCGGCAAGCTCAGGGATTTTCTCACAGAGAGCTTCAGCACGACAAAGGTTAAAAAAAGATGATAAAGGAATTCTTTCTTACAAATATATGGCTAAAGCTGATATCGCTCGTCTTCGCTGTCTCTCTCTGGTTCTTTGTTATCACCGGCAGCCAGATCGAGACAGTTGTTCAGGTGCCGATAAAGTTTGTTAACATGCCGAAGGGGCTGGAGTTAGCTGTTGCGCCTGATAAAGTAAGTGTCGGCATAGAAGGATATGAGAGGGTCATTGATGGACTTGGGAAGCATGACATCACATTTGAGTTGAATATGAGCAAGGTTAAAAACGGCATGAATGTTTTTACGCTCTCTGAAGAGAATGTTAAACTGCCGGGACATCTTGAAGTGAACAGCATCTCTCCACAGACTGTCAGTCTGATGCTTCAGGAAAGGAATTAGGAGGCTGCATGGAATCTGAAGGGAAAAAAAGGATGAAACTTTTCGGAACTGACGGCATAAGGGGCAAGGCAAATCATCCTCCTATCACCGGCGAGATAGCCTTTGAGGTCGGCCGCGCCGCTGCGTATGTCCTTAAGAAGAAGCACGGCCGCGACATGATCCTCATAGGTAAGGACACCAGGCTTTCAGGGTATATGATCGAGAGCGCGCTTACATCAGGGATATGTTCGATGGGAGTTGATGTTATCCTGGTCGGCCCGATGCCCACGCCCGGCATAGCATTTGTCGCAAGGAGCCTCAGGGTAGACGCTGGTATAGTCATATCAGCTTCACACAATCCATATGATGATAACGGGATAAAGTTCTTCTCCTCAGACGGCTTCAAGCTCCCTGACAGCGTTGAGAGAGAGATAGAGGATATGGTCTTCTCAGAAGAGCTTAAGAATATACGGCCTGAGGGAGACGGCATAGGAAAGGCGCATAGAGTTGATGACGCATCCGGCAGGTATATTGAATATGTAAAGGCATCTTTCCCCAAGGGCAAGACGCTTGAGGGAATGAAGATAGTCGTTGACTGCGCCAACGGCGCCACTTACAAAATAACCCCGCATGTGCTGAGCGAGCTTGGAGCGGATGTTATAGCCATTCATGACAAGCCTGATGGTATTAACATAAATGCAAACTGCGGCTCGACATATCCTGAGGTGATACAGAAGGCGGTCATTGAAAATAATGCTGACATAGGCATCTCACATGACGGCGACGGCGACAGGGTCATACTCTGCGATGAAAAGGGAGAGATTGTTGACGGCGACAAGATAATGGCGGTCTGCGCCCTTGATATGAAGAAAGAAGGGACGCTGAAGAATAACCTCGTTGTTGCCACGGTCATGAGCAATATAGGTTTTGAACTTTATCTGAAAAAATCAGGCATCGACCTGATAAGGACGCAGGTAGGCGACAGGTATGTTGTTGAAGAGATGATCAAGGGAGGTTATAACCTCGGCGGCGAGCAGTCAGGGCACATAATATTCCTCGACTACAACACGACTGGTGACGGTGCCATATGCGCCCTTCAGGTGCTTGCCGTAATGATAAAGACCGGCCAGTCGCTTTCAGAACTTGCGTCACAAGTGCCGATATATCCGCAGGTGCTTATAAATGTCACTGTGCCAAAGGCAAAAAAGATAGAGAAGTTCCCTAATGTGCTTAAGGCTGTTGAAGCGGCTGAGAAGAAGCTCAAGGGCGGCAGGATCCTGGTAAGGCCCTCTGGAACAGGGCCCAAGATAAGGGTGATGGTTGAGGGCGATGATATGAAGAAGATCCGTAAAATAGCAGAGGAGGTTGCCGAGGTCATAAAGACTGAGATGGGGTGATATCTTCAGCAACAGCCTTTATACTCGGCATAGCCTATTTTCATTTCCTCCCATTCTTTCCTTTTACAATTAATTTTTTAATCATAATAACCGCGTACTATCTTCATCTCAGATGTAAAAAGAAGAAGGCCATATTACTCGTCTCTTTATTTTTTCTTTTCGGCATCCTCTATTCTTTTGCAAGGCATGACCCGATACCTGAGATACAATTCCCTCAGGATAATGTATCTGTCAGCGGCACGATATCCGATCTTCCCGAAGCCTCAGAAG of the Thermodesulfovibrionia bacterium genome contains:
- a CDS encoding TonB family protein — encoded protein: MKPYRYLAISVAISVLAHLILLALLSETYLTQKGITPVFNVDLVAPPEVERNVLATVIPRRLIKQTRREAPLVKSPKSVLLTKPETMFGDGDSNKVSENIAESAAVDRSEAGPESKTTVVDTSSEISKDGFYLAGESSLYNREKIVKRGEGVSSERKVISFDTSDLKYRGYMRSLKEKIEGIWQYPEEAKKRGRSGDLNMRFVINRNGTLGEIEIIRPSGFPELDNAAKKAVKDASPFWPLPRDWEGDDYAIDGHFIYDMRGPYVW
- the cdaA gene encoding diadenylate cyclase CdaA, giving the protein MEILKLVKWQDILDVIIVAAIIYRLLLIIKGTRAAHMLIGLSVIFAVFLFSGRLKLYTIDWIIQTLWAQIVLAVIILFQPEIRKALAHMGKAKFLPSFSSAEGLRSREEIVKAAVSLANREMGALMVIERENSLDEIMEIGTQLDAKVSQEILLSIFHTSSPIHDGAVVIRGNRIISAGCFLPLTLSSKLSKSFGTRHRAGIGLTEETDAVVVIVSEETGTISVAIGGRIMKNMDSGKLRDFLTESFSTTKVKKR
- a CDS encoding CdaR family protein; translation: MIKEFFLTNIWLKLISLVFAVSLWFFVITGSQIETVVQVPIKFVNMPKGLELAVAPDKVSVGIEGYERVIDGLGKHDITFELNMSKVKNGMNVFTLSEENVKLPGHLEVNSISPQTVSLMLQERN
- the glmM gene encoding phosphoglucosamine mutase, which translates into the protein MESEGKKRMKLFGTDGIRGKANHPPITGEIAFEVGRAAAYVLKKKHGRDMILIGKDTRLSGYMIESALTSGICSMGVDVILVGPMPTPGIAFVARSLRVDAGIVISASHNPYDDNGIKFFSSDGFKLPDSVEREIEDMVFSEELKNIRPEGDGIGKAHRVDDASGRYIEYVKASFPKGKTLEGMKIVVDCANGATYKITPHVLSELGADVIAIHDKPDGININANCGSTYPEVIQKAVIENNADIGISHDGDGDRVILCDEKGEIVDGDKIMAVCALDMKKEGTLKNNLVVATVMSNIGFELYLKKSGIDLIRTQVGDRYVVEEMIKGGYNLGGEQSGHIIFLDYNTTGDGAICALQVLAVMIKTGQSLSELASQVPIYPQVLINVTVPKAKKIEKFPNVLKAVEAAEKKLKGGRILVRPSGTGPKIRVMVEGDDMKKIRKIAEEVAEVIKTEMG